In Phragmites australis chromosome 17, lpPhrAust1.1, whole genome shotgun sequence, the following are encoded in one genomic region:
- the LOC133896703 gene encoding UDP-glycosyltransferase 90A1-like encodes MAPATAVSCQARHSHELPHVAIFPLMAKGHTIPLLDLTCLLLRRRLTSVTLFTTPGNAALVRAALAAGGAEGAAVVELPSPSGHATGEEGIESVASASSPFAAFVESTKMLQPRFEEALAAMRPPASLLVADGFLYWAHASAAALGVPRLSFLGTSAFAHVIREVCVRDKPGANCGGAGYDASTGTYTVPEFPHLRFSLAEFSPLPAPAIELDAKMAVAVAASHGMIMNTIHGLESRYIEHWNQHIGPKAWPLGPLCLARQSPTVDDPAHAKPSWMRWLDEKASAGRPVLYIAFGTLAAIPEVQLKEVADGLDRAEVDFLWAVRPANVDLGTGYEDRVEGKGKVVREWVDQWEILQHASVRGFFSHCGWNSVLESVTAGVPLAVWPLEFEQPINARLVVDELRVGIRVHSSDGKAGGLVKSEEVTRVVRELISGEAGVAMSASVAAIAAQARLAGFQGGSSWNAVEEAISELCITNTAEKATEVKHLSSV; translated from the coding sequence ATGGCTCCTGCTACTGCTGTTTCCTGCCAAGCCCGCCATAGCCATGAGCTGCCTCACGTCGCCATCTTCCCTCTCATGGCGAAAGGCCACACCATCCCGCTCCTGGACCTCacgtgcctcctcctccgccggcgCCTCACCTCCGTCACGCTCTTCACCACCCCGGGCAACGCGGCGTTGGTCCGCGCCGCGCTGGCCGCTGGAGGAGCCGAGGGCGCGGCCGTCGTCGAGCTCCCTTCCCCGAGCGGCCACGCCACGGGCGAGGAGGGCATCGAGAGCGTCGCGTCGGCGTCCTCCCCCTTTGCCGCCTTCGTGGAGTCCACCAAGATGCTTCAGCCGCGGTTCGAGGAGGCACTCGCCGCCATGCGCCCGCCCGCGAGCCTCCTCGTCGCCGACGGGTTCCTGTACTGGGCGCACGCGTCGGCCGCCGCGCTCGGCGTCCCGAGGCTGTCGTTCCTGGGCACGTCCGCGTTCGCGCACGTCATCCGGGAGGTGTGCGTGCGCGACAAGCCGGGAGCCAACTGCGGCGGCGCCGGTTACGACGCGTCCACCGGCACGTACACGGTGCCAGAGTTCCCGCACCTGCGGTTCTCGCTCGCTGAGTTTTCGCCGCTACCTGCTCCCGCGATAGAGCTCGACGCCAAGATGGCGGTGGCCGTCGCCGCAAGTCACGGAATGATCATGAACACCATCCATGGTTTGGAGAGCCGCTACATAGAGCATTGGAATCAGCACATCGGTCCCAAGGCCTGGCCCCTCGGGCCACTATGCCTAGCCCGACAATCACCAACCGTCGACGACCCAGCCCATGCCAAGCCCTCCTGGATGCGGTGGCTGGATGAGAAGGCATCCGCCGGGCGGCCCGTGCTCTACATTGCATTTGGGACTCTGGCAGCTATTCCGGAAGTGCAGTTGAAAGAGGTGGCTGACGGGTTGGACAGGGCAGAGGTAGACTTCCTCTGGGCCGTGCGACCTGCCAATGTCGACCTTGGCACCGGGTACGAGGACCGTGTCGAAGGGAAGGGCAAGGTGGTGAGGGAATGGGTGGACCAATGGGAGATCCTGCAGCACGCATCTGTGAGAGGATTCTTCAGTCACTGCGGGTGGAACTCGGTACTGGAGAGTGTCACTGCGGGCGTGCCATTGGCGGTGTGGCCATTAGAATTTGAGCAACCTATCAACGCACGGCTTGTCGTTGATGAGCTTAGGGTTGGCATTAGGGTTCACTCTAGTGATGGAAAAGCTGGCGGTTTAGTCAAGAGCGAGGAGGTAACAAGGGTCGTGCGGGAGCTAATCTCCGGTGAGGCTGGGGTGGCAATGTCAGCGAGTGTGGCAGCGATAGCAGCACAGGCTCGGCTGGCTGGGTTCCAAGGAGGGTCGTCATGGAACGCAGTGGAGGAGGCCATCTCTGAGCTCTGCATCACAAACACAGCCGAGAAAGCAACGGAAGTCAAACACCTATCCAGTGTTTAA